The genomic stretch GTACAATATTGCAATTATACTAGTGGCCCAGGTGATGCAAATTTCAGGTAAGAAACCATGCTGCAACTGCTTTGAATATTGTTTACTATATTTGTTTGTTACAGCTCAGCTATGCGGTTACAATTTTATTTAATGGCAACGGCATATCTATGTCTAATGTCAGAGGTTCAAGTATATGCCGATAACTTTGAGGATAATGATTTTGCAGAATTCGAAGATTTCGATGACGATGAGTTTATTGCTGGCAATGTAGCAAGTCCGCAACAGCCAGAGGTAATCGATGTTAATACCGCGAAGTCAAATGGGAATATACGGAAGAATGAAGGTGGCATTAATGATTTTGCTGAAATCGACAATACGGATGAAGATGAAGCTGTTGTGGAGGACGAAGAAAATGAGTTTGAGCATTTTCAAGACGAAGAAGAATTTGAGGGTTTCCCTGGAACGAACAATGAAGCCGATGATGTAAAGCGGGGAGATACGAAAAAGACGGAGCCCAAATTAACAATGGCCAAAGTTCCTATGCATTTTCGAACACACTGGGACTCATACTGGATGGAAATGTTAATGCTGGCAGGCCTTATGGCCTATTTCGCTAACTATCTGTACGGAAATAAAAAGAATTCATCTATTGCAAGCTTGTGGCTTTCCACACACAAAAGTCTTCTTGAGGAGAATTTTGTTCTTGTGGGAGACGATGGTAAAAAGGAAACCGAAGGATCCACCTTAAGCTTTATAAAAGAAAGCGAGAGCGTGTATACGCTTTGGTGCAGTGGCCGAACCTGCTGCGAAGGAATGTTGGTTGAATTGAAAATGATAAAACGGCAAGATCTGGTTTCACTAATAACTGGAATAATGAAACCAATTAACGACCAGTTGCATATAAAAGTGGAAATGTCTCCAGACTCAATGGacaattttgtgttttgtgttGCAACTAAGAAGCAAGCTACTAAAATGGGCAAAGAAATGAAtgatttggtattttttttatcgACAATACTTACTGCATCTATACTAAATGTGGTTAATCTAATTTTTCAGAGCAAATTTTGCACTCTAGTCAACAAAACTGATGAAAAGTACAACATTTCTGGTTACTCATTATTATCAGAGATTGCAGAGGCGTCATCTAGCCTATTGGATAGTAGACTGATAGCAGCACTAAATAAGTATTCACACCTTATAGAGTATATTTACGCTTCGGATCAATATAGTGGTCCAGTTCAGCAAGAGGACCCCAACACTCTTAAACAACCTGAGGTCAAACGCATTTTACATTGTGGGTTCAATATGCCTCCTAAGATAGGAATGGAAGAATTGAAGCCTTTGCTGGTGTTAGTACTGTATTTGATGGAACGTATTAGGCGTTTCCGTTTGTCAAAAGAAGTAGATTTATAGAACTGTAGCTTGTGCAGAAACATTAAAGTTTAATATTTTTAGGGTAAAGCAAAGTCTGATAAAAATCGGGCTCGTGTAGAAGAGGAATTCATGAAGAATACTCATGCTGCTCGTGCTGAAGCAGCTGCTCAACGACGAGAGGAGAAGCGCAAGGcagaaaaagagaaaattttAGCTAACGATGACCCGGAAAAACAACGTCGATGGGAAGAGAAGGAACGGAAGCGTCTCGAGAAGAAACGTCCTAAGATGAAGCAACTTTCAATTAAAGCCTTGTAAAACATTAAATAGTTGTCGATAAAAATAACAGTTATCGTGTGACGACCaatttaataaaaatgtgaCATCCAATAGTAGCAGTTGTAGTTCTGATGATGCGTTTGTTAATAAAGCGGATCACCAATACCATTCGAGATTTATTAGAAACCATGGTATCCGAAACCCGGTTAATAGTTAGTGAAATTGATTTTCGGCAGTTTTAGCACAGGATAAACTCACAACATTCTACAATAAATTATATAATTCACCATTTAACATCGAATTTTATCACAAATTGCGTTTTTGTACGGTGCCAGTATAATTTCCCGATATTTTGAAAGATTTTACAAGTTTTTGCATGTATATTTGAGTATGATGTAAGCATTTCATTCCGAGTAAATTCGTATTTTTTCAGCACCTCTTTGGCGCACAAGATAATTCcatattaaaaaataaacacagTATTAgttggacaaaaattgccaataTTAAATATGAATTTAAGTTTAGTTTCTGCTATTCCTGGAAATCCCCACAGTACGACTTTAAGCGTCCAAGGCTTCCAGGAGTTGGCTAACAAAATTCATAGGTTTTTAAAACAGACGATGGTTTCTATATGTATTTGTTCGTGCCAAAACTCCCGCCTCAGCTGGGCATTACTGTCAtccgtgagtgaccagctgaggcccaagcgacgctggTTTGCGCGCGCTTATTTTCAGCTTTGTTTtggctcgacaatgctgccgtcCAAGAGACAGTCTATAAAAGCGCTCTCTACAGCTGCGCTTGTGTTCAGTTCATTGTGGTTAGTCAATTTGCGTCCGGCGACAGCGCCGGCACGCTGCTcacttgtaaatattttccgttTAGAATAAATGTACTTAGTATAGTGAACGTTAGTATTGTGTTGTCGTGTCGAAAGAACGCTCGTCCCTGGGTCGTAATTGCCCCAcccgtgatgccaaagggcgaaatagaacacaacgtagggccgtgcgcgaacatatttggtgccgtgaccaggatcgCGCCAATTTGGCATCACCCGCGAGTGTTCGAGCGCCAATTTTTACTAACGGGACGTCACCCGCATCGAGCTAAACCTACACGGCTAAGTAAAGTGttaggctaatgacatactgaggcgtcaaatgaagcgaagcaaaaagcgtcgcaaaagcgtcagagctacttcttcgaacgtctatatgaaacgctcgaaccggtcatactggagcggcaaagacgcgtcgatagaggcggcgaaacagaacgagtagtgttttgacgcgcgtatatgtacgcggtaataccatattcagactaaatcttttatcgccaggtgctttatatttgctttgttttggtttggtaattggaaaaagcaaataaatacattttcatttagaaaatgttaaaatgtttagaagagggttgtgcagtaaatccatgttcagactaaacctgatatcgccaggtacttaatatttgctttattttggtcttaaatcttaaaaaagaaaagaagtaggatagaaaatactatcgggaaaaattttcaggtcgtcgggaaaatagcactgatattattgattgatattgttgagttttgatttgaatggccaGAAATCTAGCATGCTAaacttctttggtcgcgaaaatgcaagccgctgagtaactagctgtgctctTATTGGTTATTCAAAtcctaacagatattataaactagttgaacgttgctcggggtcaacgggtttaaaatttaggataatttcttattttttttactacgtctgtagcgcaactcacttcagtaatattattttatttcataaaaaaatctctgtttactaaaaacgtaatttaccgtgcttgaagaagcaaaaaaatcttcattggacgaattcatatttcctttaaaCAAAACCGCTattggaatctaggaatatgacaacacaacgcatttgcgacgctcgctccagtatgtcataggaagcttcacccaacgcttctgtttattccgcttctcaaacgctcaacgcttcgcttcatttgaggcctaagtatgtcagtagccttaATTTTTTACGTTTACGATTTATCCCTCACGCGTTGAATGTGAGCCGACAGTCGGTAGTCGGCAGGGAAACAAAGCCACCAATTTTGCCGTAACGCAATGGCAACAATAACAATCAAAAATGTGTGGTGAGTGGAAACAAAAGCTATTTGTACGTAGAAAATTGAGTGGATTTCGGACTACAAGGTTGTGTGAAAATCAAACGAACGAATTTTTCCAATTTGCAACCGATAACGTGAAAAGTAGTGTGAAACATCTTCGGACAATAATTCCCGTGCGCCACTCAGTGCGGGGACAGCGACGCACAAGCAGTAGAGATTTACCGTTACCGTGCCGTCCACTAGTTTCAAGGAATGCTGATCAACGGGACGAATCGACTTTCATCCGTTTCATCATGGGTAGCCACAAGTAAAAGGTGGCCAGGTGGTTCCAGTTACCGATGCCTCTAGGGGTAGCGCGTTTAGGTCAACCGCGGCGACCGAAAACTGCTGCCCCACAATCCTGCTTAGTTAAGTATTTATTCTTATCTGCAACAATGCAGTACGTTTACGCTGTGATAATTTTCAGTTCACGTCAGTTACCTGACTGTTTTCAACGGAGGTAAACCTCCACCCGGACCGCTGCGTCTACGAGTTTTCGGAGTCGGACCTCCGCCTGGACCTCTGCGTCATTATGTGTGTTTGGAGCCGTGCCTCCCCTTGGATCCATGCGTCCCCGCCTTGGAATGGTTAGCAGCCGTGCCTGCTTTCGATGGAGCTGTGTATTCATCCCGGACCCACGCGTCTGTACAAAGTGATGTTTATGGATTAGTGCCTCCATTAACGGACCTGTGCGTCCACGCTGTTTCGGAGCCCTGCCTCCACCCTTTCGGAGCGATGCCTCCAGGAGCCTAGCCTCCTTTGTGTAAATATTCGGAGTCGTACCTCCACCCTTCGGAGCCCTGCCTCCTCGTGTTGATATTCGGAGCCGTGCCCTCACCTGCCGGACCCCTTCATTCGGAAAACGTTGAAGCCCATGGGGTTTCAAGGTGCCAAAGGGCGAAATagaacacaacgtagggccgtgcgcgaaCAGTATTCGATTTAATTTGATTGATGATAGTGATGTAGATTTCTTACGCTGATACCTGTTCATGGGCACTGGCAATCCCTATTATTTTGACTATGTTTATGTAATGTGCATAACAGTATTCCACGCGTTATAAAATAAGATGCTAGATAAACATTGCTACCGGTGTGTACTTCTGTCATAGTGGTAACATGTTTTTACCCACATAAAAACAAATACTGAAATGAGTAGTTTTTCACAGATTAAACTATGAAAAAACAAAGTATACAAGTTTAAAATAACCTAAAACGAGCGTGATTGGAAAAAGATTAAAACTAGTTATAAGTATTTAGCCCGATGATAAATATACTAAATTCTAAAGGCTATGTTAATGTTcctttgaacaaaaattttataCAAAATATACAATTATTAAGTGGAATGGAAAAACGCCTGAAGTTAGCACCAAAAATTTTTCCCTGGTCTCTATAATTATTATTCGAAAAACATTGTACCACTTTGAACATTCAGAATTATAGTAGTTCTTTGAAATTCAGAATAAGAGCATTTACGAAATCGTAAATCCGCAATATTCTCACAAAATTCTTATTATAATGAGAAAAATAACTTTATCATTTAATGATAAACCGTTGAGAgaaattttagttttaaaatataacaGTTTCAGCTCATTTTCAGTGGCTGGGATTTGGTtagtaataaaaattaatccAATTGAAAAGTTTCAAACAGGAAATCCTGAAAGAAGTGTCCAATAATGCAGCTGAAGTTTCTACCAAGCACGTTAACTAGGCTAACTTTTAAGTAGCTCGCTCAGGGAACGCGCAGTGATCCTCACTAAAAGCATAAGATATTTCGTGACCCTTAATTTGCATGTACTTTACTAGACTTTAAGTAAATAAATTACAAGAAAAagaggaagagaaaaaaaaatgaaaaaacaagagagaataaattttactttaattGAACAGCATTCTAGTTATACGATTTTATGCATCAGCGAAAACAATtgccaatttttaaaaaatttggaaTGATTAGGGTGTCAGTTGAACAATTTTGCATGGAATTTTAATATAACTATTACTGTTATGTTGTTGATCATATCTATATCTTCGCATGCAGCGATAAAttcattatttcatatttgatCGTCTTACCGTTTAAGTATTATTATATACGGCTTGGAATTAAATTTTTCCTAATAACAAATTATCTTTTCATTGTGACTATAACCAGCCTACTTCTTAGGCTGTGCGTTAAGCCGTTTGAGTAGTTGAAGGTTTATGATAGATTTAGTCTAGGTAAAACTGAGATCAGACACAATGTTGATACCATCACAGAAAATTCACACTTGATTCTAAGCCtacacactgaaaatattttttttctatctacatCTGTTTTGCGCTGAACTGcataatttataactttttcgtTAAGAAGACTTCAGAATTACTATGATTGTCCACGACATGTTATTTTCTTGAAGAATTTAATTACTTTTTCGCGACGGAGAACTTTGTGCACTATTATTTTGATCAagaatttttttgtttagaCCTACGACAATTTTGCAAAAATGACTATCTTGGATGTCAACAAAATCGGCCAAAAATACATTAGACTTAGGTTTTTCATCAGTACCAAATATCCCTGGCGTTTGTAGTTTAATCCAATCGGTAAGTTTCTTATCGACTTCTTTCGCACAGGTTTTTCgaagcgatgaaaaaaagcgCGGAACAATATAACGAACTGTTGGCGTGAGCACGCATTGCGAAACATAACCAGTATCCGGACTGCGTTGTGCTATAGATTCGTCAAGATACTGACGGAGCTTCTTAACTTTTATTTCATTAGGCCAGGGCGTTGGCCAATCTTGACTCAGCCAGAAACGATCATTCACGCACGCATCACTTCTGTACACGATTAGCACCTGTTTACCATTGCCAGTAGCAGATTCAAGAGTACAATCCTTTAACTGACTGACATTTCGCGAGTATATTTTCTTGTCAAATATCCGGTTCAATTCAGCGGAGAGCATGCAATGATCCGTTGGGTTAAACAGATAAAAATGTTGACAATCGAGTATGACAAATTCTCGCGGATGAGTACGAAGAAAATCCTTTAGTTGTTCGAGTGATTCAGTGATTTCCTCACAAAATAATCCATGTACAAAGTAGAATTTATTCTCGGGCCTTTTCATGCAAATCCTCAGATCGAAATATCTAAACACAAATAGTATCACATTTTAAAAATGCAagagaataaagaaaataattttaggaatgCCGAAAgatatccggactacttcgtgataagggcgaatccttgcttgttttcctatctagtttcgccctaatcacgaagtagtccggatataTGTTTAAATTTATTGTGATACAGCTAGAGAGTTTTTTCGTGCTTTATTAAAAAATGTCATAGTGGAGTGGAATTCTTACAAGCTCTCTCAGCCGATATTTAAACATGCGAGAAATGTATGAGGTCAGCAACATTATATAACATAGGTACTTGAATAGTTTCTGTTACCTACCTTATGCCACTTTTTAGTTGGTCTATTACGTCCAACCGTTGTGTAACAGCCCAACGTTTAACTATGCAGGGTATGAATTTGTTTAGTGTTGCTACAATCGGCTCTGCGTCAGGAGCAATAGGTGCATTGCTTTTGATTCCGTACGACATAGCATCATGTGAGCCAGGAATCGCGAGATTAATGATCGGAATCATTTTCAGCTCTTGCGGTAAGTTTCCCATCCAATTTTCTAGATCGTCGTTAAAATCCATCATTGAAACAATTAAAGGTGACGACTTCAATTCTTTTGTTATGTCTGTTGATCCGGGTATAAATGTTGTAACTCTGTCGTTAATTATCGGTCTGCTGGGATAAAATAAATGGTATTGTTAAAGAATATTTAGTTTCTTCGCGTAATATAAGTTATTTATTTGTATCAattaacaaattttatttatttgcatCAACATTGAAGTTTCAAATTGGTTCGATTGAAACTATTAGCATAGCGATCGGACGTTACATAAAACTATCTGTTGATGTTATATATACAATATAAAATGTTCATATAAAGTTAGCTTTTTTTTCAGTCCATAAAAAGGAAACATATAATAAAATCGTAAAACCTggtattgaaaaaaagttttgtgtATCGAAATGATTTATTGTTAATTACAACACATCAAGAAATTAATCCACGCTGTTCATTTCTCAAAAATGTGAGCTGGTTTCGCAATGATTGTATATGCATCTGTGCGTCATCAAAACTGGCCGAAAGAACTGCTATTTGATTCTGCATTTCGCGTAATGCATCTTCACGATTGTTTATTGTTACGGCAGCTGCCGCCCGACATTGAACAAGCTCGACCTCCAACTCATGTTGTTTAAGTTGTGCTGTCTTCTTATCTTTTTGTGAACGTTCGTTGGCTCTAGCAATGATGTTCGCAGTTTCAACACGTATTTCATCAATTTCTTTGAGCGCCATGTTCAGACTATCTTCTAGATTGGACTTTCCTTTTTCAGCCTCATCCAGCAATTCTGAAACCTGTTTAAACTCGACCTTTAGAAGATCGTGAGCCCTTTCTAGTTCTGCATTTTGGGAAGCGTGAGCATTGTGTAGACGATGTTCAAGATTTTTAATCTCCTTAGCAGATTTTTTGAGTTCGTGTAGAAGTTTCTCGTTAGATTGCCTTAATTGTTTTACCTTTTGCTTTTCAGATTCTAAAAGATTAGGAAAAGGTGCAAGTTGGCGGAGTTTgtcttgaaattttgttttgattcgctGAACTTCAATATTGATTTGATCTTCTATTTTACTATTCTTAATATTTATTTGTTCCATTTGGAGTATTTGTTCTTCGACTTTTTGCTGTGCTTTTAAATATTTGTTGCGATATTCATCCAACTGTTCTCCTTGTTCTTTCATCAAAATCTTAAACTCTTCTTGAACATCTAACAACTCTGAGCACCGATTTCTGAGCAGTTCGAGTTCTGTTTTTTCTGAACTAGAATCCTGACAAGAGCATGCTTTAGCAAGGCGGTCAGTTAATTTTTTACACTCATCGGATTTTTGTGTGTAGCTTTTAAGTAAACTGTTGTATTGGTCATCTTGTCTAGGCAAATGGTTTTTTTGTTCACAGTTGTTCGGCGCAAGAAATGTACTGCATGTTatcgattttgaaaaattttctgttaaattggcacctaaCTCTGAACGTAATATGCTTAGTGCAGCACCCATTTGGTTCAAGTTACGTTCTAAAGCATCAGTATTGTCTTTGTAAAAACGCAGTCTGTGCATCATATCTGCTTCGCAAAAATGACTCTGCTTTGGTGTTTTTTGAAGAATAACTTCATTATCACGTCTGACCTTCAACACATCTGAAGTAAGAGCATCAACCCGGTTTTGTAAAATTTCTATTACTCTGTCTCGATTCATTAGCTCTTTTTGCATTCTTTCGCTAACGCCTGCATGAGCTTTCGTTTCGTCAATTTGGATCTTTGAGCTTAGAGATGAAATATTTAAATCATAGGAAAATCGGTTTTCTTGAGTAGATACATTCCCCAACATCCATGGATTGCGACATACGTCGTCTGAAGGATCGCTGCACAGTGGGATTGGTTTCCAGACCTGTCCTTTGTTCATCTTTTGTTCCTCTATTTTTATGCTATTCAACACATTTTTGAGCAACTCCTTCTCTTTTTCCAGCCTGCTACGCAGAAAAGCAAGTTCCTCTTGGTCGGATATTGATTTCGGCGATAACGACGCCAAAGCCTGTATTTTCCGTTTCAGTTCTGCAATGAAATTATTCTGCTTAGCTAATTGCTGTCTCATTTTCAAGATTCGCCGATTTTCTCCTGATCCAAAATTATGAACTGGTGTGGTATTTGCCGCTTCTGAACTCTCTGTTAGGTCTGCGGCCATGTTCGGAACATCTCGAATGAGGTTATCCATCAAGtctaaaatgttttctacggACGATGAGCGATTTTGGTTATTCATTTTCCTTAGCAAATTTTGGTAAGTCTATCTGATTTGATGAACGAAAAAATTTTGCAATTCAGAGCTTGCtacaattttatgtttttattgaGTGATCAATTATGCTGgttttttcgtaaattttaGTTGTTCAATATTGCAGAAAGCACTTACAAACAAAAGCTAGAGAGTCTTGTTGCTAAGAAACCTACATCCAGGAATAAACGCATTAGATTTATTATTACACAGAAATGTACTGATGCACGGCTTAGACATCCGTCCTAAAATTCATCTCTCGAACATACTATTCATATCGACTTCACGATGTCAGTAATATTACAATCAAAGACTAAAAATGATTATACTTACTTTTACCACTCCGAATTCGCAACTTTATTCACAACAAAACGAACGATTTAGTACACAACTAGATTGGAAATGATTTTGCTTGTGCAGATGTGCATCAATAAATGCTGAGACTGACTTTTCACGAAATACTTTTACATTAGTGGCTTGAATTTACAAAGAGAGCTTATGTGGGGACTAAAATTATATCACAATGATTGAATTTTAGGAACAGAACAGCACAAAAGCGAATATTTCTGCAATACGCATGAATCTGTCAAATATGTTTTGACAAATTCTGACGTTCAACGAGGTTCAACCAgggttgccaggtcatttttccaaatgtcttcacgtatcaagaaaaaatgtcttcacatgtctaCCCAAGGATGGCtcattgaaactgatcaaaggcTGGAATAACAGGCAAATCaggcaaatcgaaaactgtcgagccCGTCATgtcttcacatatttttcaatgtcttccATTTGTCTTCACTAACAAGGATGTCTTCTCCGCAGGGTAAATGtcttcgttttgaagaatttgaaaTTTGGCATTGCTGGGTTCAACGTTGAACTTTCTCGGATGAAAGCTTTTTCAAAAGAACGTAGGCAGATATTACCGTTCCAGCTGAAAATCTGTCTTAATTTCAATGGGATTTCTTGATGGTTGTACTAAAATCACAGAAAACAgactaaagcctgtattacacgctttgaccaatggtcaaatttatttgacatcatgattgttgtttgccccatgtaaaaattggagagtggCAAACAATTATCtctgaccaaatttttatctgtcaaaaagtggcaaatatttgacgcttggttgAAGATTGTATTAGAGCCTTAACAGGCGACGAACAAACAGTCTGAAGAAAGTgtgtaaaattttgcatgtgtgcTACGAAATATGCTCCGAATGAAATCTCTCGTCATGCTAAATGGTGTTGCAGATTCAAAAAGTAATTTTGAAGCAGTCGGTTTTTATGATCAGCTCAAACTAGAAACATTTAATTATTTGTTAGTTATCAActcattttcttgttttcatGTGCTTACAAAGTAGTTTCTTTTTTCCAACCTCGTGCAAACAGCTACCGACCTTACCATACGTTTCCAGATGCCGCCCATGTGCGGCGTTCCGGGTGGATTGAAGTTCCACTTTGTTGTGGGGCTTATGCACGCTTCAGCACAGTCGTTGTTTATCTGCTTCAGAATCCCCTTACTTACTTCTTTGAAATTCGTCCCGTTATCCTAAAAGAACTCCTCTGGACACCCACGCCTACAGATGAACCGTTTGATTGCCATCAAGCACGATTGCGACGATAGAGAATGCGCAATTTCCAAATGAACCGCTCTGATGCTCATACAGGTAAACAGGACTATCCACTTTTTCACGCGTCTCCTGCCGACGTGGAGACTGAAACCGGAAAATGCAATCCTAGCTCTCGAGCGTTCTCATCCATAATATTTACTTCCTCTTCATACTCGTCACGAATACACTTCATTCGCCGGAGCTAATTTGCTTTGTCCGCTAGAGCACGACTCAGCATCTTTTTCTCTCGATCCAATTCCTGCTCTTTTAATTCCTGTTCCTGCTGCATCTGTTTTTCCTTCAGCTCCAATTCAAACTGCATTTCCCTTTCCTTCACGATCCTCTACATGTCCAATTCCTCCAATCTCTTCTTATACTCCTCTTCTATAGCCTTTAACTACTGTTCCAGTGTAGGAACCGTATCTGACTTCTTTTTCTAGGTATCTGCTTTTTTCTGATACTTTTTGGCCGCCTCTTGGTAAGCGGTCGCCTTGCAGAACCACCGTTTTTCCTTCTAACGGGTTCCGTCACATTCACACATCGATAGTGAAACCAGTCATAACACGAATCGCATCCTATCCTTGGCTCATTCTCCGTTGAGGTATTTTTACAAGCCGCACAGGCCGTAAGCGTAAAATCCAGTTCCTCCTGATTAGAGTGATTTGAG from Wyeomyia smithii strain HCP4-BCI-WySm-NY-G18 chromosome 3, ASM2978416v1, whole genome shotgun sequence encodes the following:
- the LOC129726419 gene encoding myosin heavy chain, striated muscle, giving the protein MNNQNRSSSVENILDLMDNLIRDVPNMAADLTESSEAANTTPVHNFGSGENRRILKMRQQLAKQNNFIAELKRKIQALASLSPKSISDQEELAFLRSRLEKEKELLKNVLNSIKIEEQKMNKGQVWKPIPLCSDPSDDVCRNPWMLGNVSTQENRFSYDLNISSLSSKIQIDETKAHAGVSERMQKELMNRDRVIEILQNRVDALTSDVLKVRRDNEVILQKTPKQSHFCEADMMHRLRFYKDNTDALERNLNQMGAALSILRSELGANLTENFSKSITCSTFLAPNNCEQKNHLPRQDDQYNSLLKSYTQKSDECKKLTDRLAKACSCQDSSSEKTELELLRNRCSELLDVQEEFKILMKEQGEQLDEYRNKYLKAQQKVEEQILQMEQINIKNSKIEDQINIEVQRIKTKFQDKLRQLAPFPNLLESEKQKVKQLRQSNEKLLHELKKSAKEIKNLEHRLHNAHASQNAELERAHDLLKVEFKQVSELLDEAEKGKSNLEDSLNMALKEIDEIRVETANIIARANERSQKDKKTAQLKQHELEVELVQCRAAAAVTINNREDALREMQNQIAVLSASFDDAQMHIQSLRNQLTFLRNEQRGLIS
- the LOC129726420 gene encoding PAT complex subunit CCDC47; protein product: MRLQFYLMATAYLCLMSEVQVYADNFEDNDFAEFEDFDDDEFIAGNVASPQQPEVIDVNTAKSNGNIRKNEGGINDFAEIDNTDEDEAVVEDEENEFEHFQDEEEFEGFPGTNNEADDVKRGDTKKTEPKLTMAKVPMHFRTHWDSYWMEMLMLAGLMAYFANYLYGNKKNSSIASLWLSTHKSLLEENFVLVGDDGKKETEGSTLSFIKESESVYTLWCSGRTCCEGMLVELKMIKRQDLVSLITGIMKPINDQLHIKVEMSPDSMDNFVFCVATKKQATKMGKEMNDLSKFCTLVNKTDEKYNISGYSLLSEIAEASSSLLDSRLIAALNKYSHLIEYIYASDQYSGPVQQEDPNTLKQPEVKRILHCGFNMPPKIGMEELKPLLVLVLYLMERIRRFRLSKEGKAKSDKNRARVEEEFMKNTHAARAEAAAQRREEKRKAEKEKILANDDPEKQRRWEEKERKRLEKKRPKMKQLSIKAL
- the LOC129726422 gene encoding PI-PLC X domain-containing protein 2, translated to MMDFNDDLENWMGNLPQELKMIPIINLAIPGSHDAMSYGIKSNAPIAPDAEPIVATLNKFIPCIVKRWAVTQRLDVIDQLKSGIRYFDLRICMKRPENKFYFVHGLFCEEITESLEQLKDFLRTHPREFVILDCQHFYLFNPTDHCMLSAELNRIFDKKIYSRNVSQLKDCTLESATGNGKQVLIVYRSDACVNDRFWLSQDWPTPWPNEIKVKKLRQYLDESIAQRSPDTGYVSQCVLTPTVRYIVPRFFSSLRKTCAKEVDKKLTDWIKLQTPGIFGTDEKPKSNVFLADFVDIQDSHFCKIVVGLNKKILDQNNSAQSSPSRKSN